One bacterium genomic region harbors:
- a CDS encoding superinfection immunity protein has translation MSDGWGVFYCICFLIYFIPTFVAFSRDHENKGWITLVNIIIGWTGLGWLAVLLWAGLGNKAQRIKSSNEGSNEK, from the coding sequence GTGAGTGATGGTTGGGGCGTTTTTTATTGTATTTGTTTTTTGATTTATTTCATTCCTACGTTTGTTGCGTTTTCCAGAGACCATGAAAATAAGGGGTGGATTACGTTGGTTAATATCATAATTGGTTGGACTGGTCTTGGTTGGCTAGCAGTGCTTCTCTGGGCAGGATTAGGAAATAAAGCGCAGAGGATTAAATCTTCTAATGAAGGGTCGAATGAGAAATGA
- a CDS encoding helix-turn-helix domain-containing protein — protein sequence MKTEELKLIIKEGEGLTVEFKEKYTSKINRDIVAFANSKGGLLLLGVNDSGKIVGEMLTNKMKSEINTIARNCEPSIHIKKIQQAEEIVVVEIAEGDEKPYSCSAGYFRRLDAVTQKMTQREVHSIFRETGTISFEDITCKDLSLNDISFKKVKSFLQVANTSYKVSKANIPSFLTSLSIYRKGKISNAGTLMFASKVKRFIPHAESILGAFKGRDKTNIYDRKDVQDDLLTQFNEAETFLKKHLNVRSEIKGFNRQDIYEIPLDALREAVVNAIVHRNYSIKGTSIYVRIYDDRLEIENPGGLPDGVTKHNFGKSSVRRNPIIADLFHRMGKVERMGSGIDRMRDLMREAGLKEPVFEMGGFFRVIFYRDPRYSLKVGETREKTREKTREKILRLMQENPGVTTKELTGMVGITSKGIEWHIKKLKKEGFIKRIGSAKGGHWEIIR from the coding sequence ATGAAAACCGAAGAATTAAAGCTCATAATCAAAGAAGGCGAAGGCTTAACGGTTGAGTTTAAGGAGAAATACACCTCAAAGATTAATCGTGATATTGTTGCTTTTGCCAATTCAAAAGGCGGATTGTTGCTTCTTGGAGTTAACGACAGTGGGAAAATAGTCGGTGAGATGCTAACGAACAAGATGAAATCTGAAATAAATACGATTGCCAGAAATTGTGAGCCGTCAATCCACATTAAGAAAATTCAGCAGGCTGAAGAGATTGTTGTTGTTGAGATCGCCGAAGGAGATGAAAAGCCGTATAGCTGTTCCGCTGGATATTTCCGCAGGCTTGACGCTGTTACGCAGAAGATGACACAACGAGAAGTGCACTCTATCTTCCGTGAGACGGGTACTATTTCTTTCGAGGACATCACTTGCAAAGATTTAAGCCTTAATGATATTTCATTTAAAAAAGTAAAATCATTTCTGCAGGTAGCGAATACATCCTATAAGGTTAGCAAAGCAAATATTCCTTCTTTTCTTACAAGTCTAAGCATATATAGGAAAGGCAAAATCAGTAATGCAGGGACGTTGATGTTTGCGTCTAAAGTTAAGAGATTTATCCCTCATGCAGAAAGTATTCTAGGAGCTTTTAAGGGAAGGGATAAGACGAATATTTACGACCGCAAAGATGTTCAGGATGATTTATTGACGCAATTTAATGAAGCTGAGACTTTTCTTAAGAAACATTTAAACGTAAGGAGCGAAATAAAAGGATTTAACCGTCAGGATATTTATGAAATTCCTCTGGACGCCTTAAGGGAAGCGGTAGTTAATGCGATAGTTCATCGAAATTATAGCATAAAAGGCACGAGTATATATGTAAGGATTTATGATGATCGCTTGGAGATAGAAAATCCCGGCGGGTTGCCTGATGGCGTTACAAAGCATAATTTCGGTAAATCATCAGTAAGAAGAAATCCAATTATTGCGGATTTATTCCACCGCATGGGTAAGGTTGAACGTATGGGCTCTGGAATTGATCGTATGAGAGATCTTATGCGTGAAGCCGGTCTGAAAGAGCCTGTGTTTGAAATGGGTGGGTTTTTCCGTGTTATCTTCTATCGCGACCCACGCTATTCGCTTAAAGTTGGAGAAACTAGGGAGAAAACTAGGGAGAAAACTAGGGAGAAAATATTGCGGTTGATGCAAGAAAATCCCGGGGTTACCACGAAAGAATTGACTGGAATGGTCGGGATAACTTCCAAAGGAATAGAATGGCATATCAAAAAGCTAAAAAAAGAAGGCTTTATTAAGCGTATCGGCTCGGCAAAAGGTGGACACTGGGAAATAATTAGATGA